In Rhinolophus ferrumequinum isolate MPI-CBG mRhiFer1 chromosome 7, mRhiFer1_v1.p, whole genome shotgun sequence, the following proteins share a genomic window:
- the MRPS30 gene encoding 39S ribosomal protein S30, mitochondrial, which produces MAATRWWRPVLRTPGLSLHTAAKAAVWAPEVAGPDVAAAPVARYPPIVASLTAKSKAARQRRVEQWQATVHAAESVDEKLRILTKMQFLKYVVYPQTFALNADRWYQGFTKTVFLSGLPPPPAEPEPVPALDVEALRAAACDCLLQEHFYLRRKRRAPIYQEREAVASPFLDQLVASLLGLLSAHNPVLAAAALDCKRPVHFYWLRGEEIIPRGHRKGRIDALRYQINDKPHNQIRISKQLPEFVPLDYSVPVEIPVMNYKPDKLPLFKRQYENTIFIGSRTADPYCYGHTQFHLLPDKLKRERLLKQNCADQVEVVFRANAIASLFAWTGAQAMYQGFWSEADVTRPFVSQGVITDGKYFSFFCYQLNTLALTAQADQNNTRKNICWGTQSKPLYETIEDNDVKGFNDDVLLQIVHFLLNRPKEDKSQLLEK; this is translated from the exons ATGGCGGCGACCAGGTGGTGGAGGCCCGTGCTCCGCACACCGGGTCTGTCATTGCACACTGCTGCCAAGGCCGCCGTCTGGGCTCCAGAAGTAGCCGGTCCGGACGTCGCGGCGGCCCCCGTGGCGCGCTACCCGCCGATTGTGGCCTCCCTGACTGCCAAAAGCAAGGCGGCACGGCAGCGGCGAGTGGAGCAATGGCAGGCGACGGTGCACGCCGCCGAGTCTGTGGACGAGAAGTTGCGAATCCTTACCAAGATGCAGTTCTTGAAGTACGTTGTCTACCCGCAGACCTTCGCCCTGAACGCCGATCGCTGGTATCAGGGCTTCACCAAAACCGTGTTCCTGTCGGGCCTGCCGCCGCCGCCCGCAGAGCCAGAGCCGGTGCCGGCCCTGGACGTGGAGGCTCTGCGCGCCGCCGCGTGTGACTGCCTCCTGCAGGAGCACTTCTACCTGCGGCGCAAGCGGCGTGCTCCCATCTACCAGGAGCGTGAGGCCGTCGCTTCGCCCTTCCTGGATCAGCTGGTGGCCTCCCTCCTGGGGCTGCTCAGCGCACATAACCCGGTCCTGGCGGCCGCCGCCCTCG ATTGCAAACGCCCAGTTCACTTTTACTGGTTGCGTGGTGAAGAAATTATTCCTCGTGGTCATCGAAAAGGTAGAATTGATGCTTTGCGATACCAAATAAATGATAAACCACACAACCAGATTCGAATATCCAAACAACTCCCAGAG tttgtGCCGCTGGATTATTCTGTACCTGTAGAAATCCCTGTTATGAATTATAAGCCAGACAAACTTCCATTATTTAAACGACAGTATGAAAATACCATATTTATTG GCTCAAGGACAGCAGATCCATACTGCTATGGTCATACCCAGTTTCATCTGTTACCTGACAAACTAAAAAGGGAAAGACTATTGAAACAAAACTGTGCTGATCAGGTAGAAGTTGTTTTTAGAGCTAATGCTATTGCAAGCCTTTTTGCTTGGACTGGAGCACAAGCTATGTATCAAG GATTCTGGAGCGAAGCAGATGTTACTCGACCTTTTGTCTCTCAGGGCGTGATCACAGATggaaaatacttttcctttttctgctacCAGTTAAATACTTTGGCACTGACGGCACAAGCTGATCAAAATAACACTCGTAAAAATATATGTTGGGGGACACAAAGTAAACCTCTTTATGAAACAATAGAAGATAATGATGTGAAAGGTTTTAACGATGATGTTCTACTTCAGATAGTTCACTTTCTACTGAATAGACCAAAAGAAGACAAATCACAGCTGttggaaaaataa